One part of the Halobellus ruber genome encodes these proteins:
- a CDS encoding cobalt-precorrin-4/precorrin-4 C(11)-methyltransferase: protein MSDADPGQSREDPATPAADAEYTAGDVREGIPFIGAGPGDPGLLTVTGKRLVEDADLVVHAGSLVNSELLEEFCADAEQVSSIGKDLEELIPLLTEAYEAGRTVVRLHSGDPAVYGAAIEQMDALESEGVPTYFVPGVTSAFAASATLRTQLTLNEVANHVVFTRPQGKTLSEDEDHIGDFVGHGDVTVCIYLGTHAVAETMDRLLDEGHDPDTPVAVVYHASWPDEDVLRGTIGTIGEKVEAAGYRASAMVIIGEAATGAGYERSYLYDGWANRGADGQEAETDD from the coding sequence ATGAGCGACGCCGACCCGGGGCAGAGCCGCGAGGATCCGGCCACGCCCGCCGCCGACGCCGAGTACACCGCCGGCGACGTCCGGGAGGGAATCCCCTTCATCGGCGCCGGCCCCGGCGATCCGGGGTTGCTCACCGTCACCGGCAAGCGCCTCGTCGAGGACGCCGACCTCGTCGTCCACGCGGGGTCGCTGGTGAACAGCGAACTCTTAGAGGAGTTCTGCGCCGACGCCGAGCAGGTCTCGAGCATCGGCAAGGACCTAGAGGAGCTGATCCCGCTTTTGACCGAGGCCTACGAGGCGGGACGAACGGTCGTCCGGCTCCACAGCGGCGACCCGGCGGTGTACGGCGCCGCGATCGAACAGATGGACGCCCTCGAAAGCGAGGGCGTGCCGACCTACTTCGTTCCCGGGGTCACGTCGGCGTTTGCGGCCTCGGCGACGCTCCGGACCCAGCTCACCCTCAACGAGGTGGCGAACCACGTCGTGTTCACCCGGCCGCAGGGCAAGACCCTCTCGGAGGATGAAGACCACATCGGCGACTTCGTCGGCCACGGCGACGTGACGGTCTGCATCTACCTGGGGACCCACGCCGTCGCGGAGACGATGGACCGGCTGCTCGACGAGGGCCACGACCCCGACACCCCCGTGGCGGTGGTCTACCACGCGTCGTGGCCTGACGAGGACGTGCTCCGGGGCACGATCGGCACGATCGGCGAGAAGGTCGAGGCGGCGGGCTACCGCGCCTCGGCGATGGTGATCATCGGCGAGGCGGCGACCGGCGCGGGCTACGAGCGGTCGTACCTCTACGACGGGTGGGCGAACCGCGGCGCGGACGGCCAGGAGGCCGAAACGGATGACTGA
- a CDS encoding energy-coupling factor ABC transporter substrate-binding protein: protein MTRAATVGVGLGVAALVAVFAIAGGGAVGTDQQAAAAVAEAAPDYDRWAAPAWAPPAPWGEPLLFALQAGIGGSILAHYLGRLRTDRGPASDT, encoded by the coding sequence GTGACCCGCGCGGCAACGGTCGGGGTCGGGCTCGGCGTGGCGGCGCTCGTCGCCGTGTTCGCGATCGCGGGGGGCGGCGCCGTCGGCACAGACCAGCAGGCCGCCGCGGCAGTCGCGGAGGCCGCCCCCGACTACGACCGGTGGGCCGCCCCGGCGTGGGCGCCGCCCGCGCCGTGGGGCGAGCCGCTCCTGTTCGCGCTCCAGGCCGGGATCGGGGGGAGCATACTGGCCCACTACCTCGGGCGGCTCCGAACCGATCGCGGGCCGGCGAGCGACACATAG
- the cbiG gene encoding cobalt-precorrin 5A hydrolase, translated as MTENTDTRDTDATGAQDTDATPDSIATDGGTASADAGGSTTSDSGSDAHGCSTADSDGEVAEEIAIISFGRKLDTAEEIKAGLADDYDLIDIVEYHGDVFEEHWGEYDCFVGLMASGIAMRKTAPLLDDKWDDPAVVVVDEELTWAIPLTGGHHGANGVANDLSKLGAVPAMTTASEAAGKQGVESRAKAVDTHVVNGDSTVATNLAVLNEELGPVERLDGPNAVLVDDDVTVLKRNTESGVVLGTGSVSGADKVQFLTAWRAALDEADLTSADVEFVATATRKEGEQGLLDAAREFGVGVAYLDKESLLEFEGPTPSRSKELIGWPGIAEASAKAAGRDHELVVEKRSHDDAVTVAVGR; from the coding sequence ATGACTGAGAATACAGACACACGCGACACCGACGCGACGGGAGCACAGGACACCGACGCGACACCGGACAGCATCGCTACCGACGGCGGAACCGCGAGCGCCGACGCGGGCGGAAGCACAACGAGCGACTCGGGAAGCGACGCCCACGGCTGCAGCACCGCCGACAGCGACGGCGAGGTGGCCGAGGAGATCGCGATCATCAGCTTCGGGCGGAAGCTCGACACCGCCGAGGAGATCAAAGCCGGTCTCGCCGACGACTACGACCTGATCGACATCGTCGAGTACCACGGCGACGTCTTCGAGGAGCATTGGGGGGAGTACGACTGCTTCGTCGGGTTGATGGCGAGCGGGATCGCGATGCGGAAGACCGCGCCGCTGCTCGACGACAAGTGGGACGACCCCGCCGTGGTCGTCGTCGACGAGGAACTCACGTGGGCGATCCCGCTGACCGGCGGCCACCACGGCGCCAACGGGGTCGCCAACGACCTCTCGAAGCTCGGCGCGGTGCCCGCGATGACCACCGCCTCCGAGGCCGCGGGCAAACAGGGCGTCGAGAGCCGCGCGAAGGCGGTCGACACCCACGTCGTCAACGGCGACTCCACGGTCGCGACCAACCTCGCGGTGCTGAACGAGGAGTTGGGGCCCGTAGAGCGGCTCGACGGCCCGAACGCCGTTCTCGTCGACGACGACGTGACCGTACTCAAGCGGAACACGGAGTCGGGCGTCGTGCTCGGCACCGGCAGCGTCTCCGGCGCCGACAAAGTGCAGTTCCTGACGGCGTGGCGGGCGGCCTTAGACGAGGCCGACCTGACGTCCGCCGACGTCGAGTTCGTCGCGACCGCGACCCGGAAGGAGGGCGAGCAGGGACTCCTCGACGCCGCCCGGGAGTTCGGTGTCGGGGTCGCGTACCTCGACAAGGAGTCGCTGCTCGAGTTCGAGGGGCCGACCCCCTCGCGGTCGAAGGAGCTGATCGGGTGGCCCGGCATCGCGGAGGCAAGCGCCAAAGCGGCCGGCCGCGACCACGAACTCGTCGTCGAGAAGCGGAGTCACGACGACGCGGTGACCGTGGCGGTGGGACGATGA
- the cbiT gene encoding precorrin-6Y C5,15-methyltransferase (decarboxylating) subunit CbiT — MSQVALPHDAKAGPTKPEIRAVALDKLALTPADHLVEVGSCTGAVTVAAARRAGRVTALERKPDRLSVTERNLAANDYDAEVSLRAAEAPDGIPDDADAAFLGGSRNFEAVLDRVVDSDATRVVMNVSRVEVAGDAIEAFREREILDEVLQVQVSHGYELAGATSFDSENPVYVVVGRDGDEDGEPTAAATDGSSAG, encoded by the coding sequence ATGTCCCAGGTAGCACTGCCACACGATGCGAAGGCCGGCCCGACGAAGCCGGAGATCCGGGCGGTCGCGCTGGACAAACTGGCGCTGACCCCCGCGGATCACCTCGTCGAGGTCGGCTCCTGTACCGGCGCGGTCACCGTCGCGGCCGCCCGGCGGGCGGGGCGGGTCACCGCCTTGGAACGCAAGCCCGACCGACTGTCGGTCACCGAGAGGAACCTCGCGGCCAACGACTACGACGCCGAGGTCTCGCTCCGGGCGGCGGAGGCGCCCGACGGGATTCCCGACGACGCCGACGCGGCCTTCCTCGGCGGGAGCCGGAACTTCGAGGCCGTCCTCGATCGGGTCGTCGACTCCGACGCAACCCGCGTCGTGATGAACGTCTCCCGGGTCGAGGTCGCGGGCGACGCCATCGAGGCGTTCCGGGAGCGGGAGATCCTCGACGAGGTGCTCCAGGTCCAGGTGAGCCACGGCTACGAACTCGCCGGCGCGACCAGCTTCGACTCCGAGAACCCGGTCTACGTCGTCGTCGGTCGGGACGGGGATGAGGACGGCGAACCCACGGCGGCCGCGACCGACGGGAGCAGCGCAGGATGA
- a CDS encoding cobalt-factor II C(20)-methyltransferase encodes MTVYGIGLGPGEADLVTVRGKRILESVDTVYSPGRLSRSVALHHVDESKLGDLDFPMTRDREKLRRAWREAAADVAAGAASDDVAFVTLGDPNVYSTFGHLRRTLDAFHPAVDVEIVPGVSAVTAFATALGVEIESGTGLSLREAADGAAPTGPERMILFKVTDAVETDRTLSEAGYDVTYGRRLFMEHGETTVTSDPEEIAERDYYTLAYAEHESFERDLVTAAFEGVDADSADADGLTADGGEERPADAPTEGSE; translated from the coding sequence ATGACCGTCTACGGCATCGGACTGGGTCCCGGCGAGGCCGACCTGGTCACCGTCAGGGGAAAACGGATCCTGGAATCGGTCGACACCGTCTACTCCCCGGGGCGGCTCTCGCGGTCGGTCGCGTTGCACCACGTCGACGAGTCGAAACTCGGCGACCTCGACTTCCCGATGACGAGAGACAGGGAGAAGCTCCGGCGGGCGTGGCGGGAGGCCGCCGCGGACGTCGCCGCGGGCGCGGCGTCGGACGACGTGGCGTTCGTGACGCTGGGCGACCCCAACGTCTACTCGACGTTCGGGCACCTCCGGCGGACGCTCGACGCCTTCCACCCCGCGGTCGACGTCGAAATCGTTCCCGGCGTGAGCGCGGTCACGGCCTTTGCGACCGCGCTGGGCGTCGAGATCGAGTCGGGGACTGGCCTCTCGCTGCGGGAGGCCGCCGACGGCGCGGCGCCGACGGGGCCCGAGCGGATGATCCTGTTCAAAGTGACCGACGCGGTCGAGACCGACCGGACGCTCTCGGAGGCGGGTTACGACGTCACCTACGGCCGCCGGCTGTTCATGGAGCACGGCGAGACGACCGTCACCTCGGATCCCGAAGAAATCGCGGAGCGCGACTACTACACGCTGGCGTACGCCGAACACGAGTCCTTCGAGCGCGACCTGGTGACCGCGGCGTTCGAGGGCGTCGACGCCGATTCCGCCGACGCAGACGGACTCACCGCCGACGGCGGTGAGGAGCGGCCCGCGGACGCGCCTACGGAGGGGTCGGAATGA
- a CDS encoding energy-coupling factor ABC transporter permease encodes MHIIEGFLPPVWAVVWTVVAAPVVVYGARRTLSLIRDDARTKALVAVAAAFVFVLSALKLPSVAGSSAHPTGTGVLVVLFGPAVTAFVSVIVLLYQALLLAHGGVTTLGANVAAMGIVGPLVGWAAYRAARSVGSVRQATFLAAAVTDWTTYLVTSLQLGLAFPAGSDPAGVAAAALDFAAVFSITQLPIGILEGVLAAAMVGYLLRLETDAANRLGVTA; translated from the coding sequence GTGCACATCATCGAAGGGTTCCTGCCACCGGTCTGGGCGGTCGTCTGGACAGTCGTCGCCGCCCCGGTGGTGGTATACGGCGCCCGCCGGACGCTCAGCCTGATCCGCGACGACGCCCGGACGAAGGCGCTCGTCGCCGTCGCAGCGGCGTTCGTGTTCGTGCTGTCGGCGCTGAAACTCCCCTCGGTGGCTGGAAGCTCCGCCCACCCGACCGGAACCGGTGTGCTCGTGGTGCTTTTCGGCCCGGCGGTCACCGCGTTCGTCTCCGTGATCGTGCTGCTCTACCAGGCGCTGTTGCTCGCCCACGGCGGGGTGACGACCCTCGGGGCCAACGTGGCCGCGATGGGGATCGTGGGGCCGCTCGTCGGGTGGGCGGCCTACCGGGCGGCCCGGTCTGTCGGGTCGGTCCGGCAGGCCACCTTCCTGGCGGCCGCGGTCACCGACTGGACCACCTACCTGGTGACGTCGCTCCAGCTCGGGCTGGCGTTCCCCGCCGGGAGCGACCCCGCGGGCGTCGCCGCGGCCGCGCTGGATTTCGCCGCGGTCTTCTCCATCACGCAGTTGCCGATCGGGATCCTGGAGGGCGTCCTCGCCGCGGCGATGGTCGGCTACCTCCTTCGCTTGGAGACCGACGCCGCGAACCGGCTGGGGGTGACCGCGTGA
- a CDS encoding ATP-binding cassette domain-containing protein: MIETVDLRFGYDDRPVLRGVDFTAESGEVTVLLGRNGAGKSSLLKQFNGLLEPDGGYVKVDGERVTYDDDGLERVRKRVGFVFQRPADQLVAPTVGQDVAFGPANDRDAAVDPDGPTVGRALERVGLSGYGERLCSRLSNGERKRVALAGVLATDPDCVVLDEPTAGLDGDGTRALIDRLRGLASEGLTVVVSTHYPGFASAVGDAYAILDDGRIGYRGRTLDGVDSEAFGLRRFDR, from the coding sequence GTGATCGAGACCGTCGACCTCCGGTTCGGCTACGACGACCGGCCGGTGCTCCGCGGCGTCGACTTCACCGCGGAGTCCGGCGAGGTGACGGTGCTTCTGGGCCGCAACGGCGCCGGGAAGTCCAGCCTGTTGAAACAGTTCAACGGGCTCTTAGAGCCCGACGGTGGGTACGTCAAGGTCGACGGCGAGCGGGTCACATACGACGACGACGGGCTGGAACGGGTCCGGAAGCGGGTCGGGTTCGTCTTCCAGCGCCCGGCCGACCAGTTGGTCGCACCCACGGTCGGCCAGGACGTCGCCTTCGGCCCGGCCAACGACCGGGACGCGGCGGTCGACCCCGACGGGCCGACCGTCGGGCGCGCGCTGGAGCGCGTCGGCCTCTCGGGGTACGGAGAGCGGCTCTGTTCGCGGCTGAGCAACGGCGAACGGAAACGGGTCGCGCTCGCGGGAGTGCTCGCGACGGACCCCGACTGCGTCGTCCTCGACGAGCCGACCGCGGGGCTGGACGGCGACGGCACCCGCGCGCTGATCGACCGGCTCCGCGGGCTCGCGAGCGAGGGGCTCACGGTCGTCGTCTCCACCCACTACCCCGGGTTCGCGTCGGCGGTCGGCGACGCCTACGCGATCCTCGACGACGGCCGGATCGGCTACCGCGGCCGGACGCTCGACGGCGTCGACAGCGAGGCGTTCGGGCTGCGACGGTTCGACCGGTGA
- a CDS encoding O-acetylhomoserine aminocarboxypropyltransferase/cysteine synthase family protein, whose translation MADENETPLGFGTRSLHAGQEPDPATGSRAQPIYQTTSYVFDDAEDAAGQFALEKEGYIYSRLMNPTVATLQERLASLEGGIGAAATASGMAALDLATFLLASAGDNVVTAASLYGGTYTYFTHTVERRGITTRFVDTLDYDAYEEAIDEDTAYVHLETIGNPALVTPDIERVAEIAHDHDVPLFVDNTFATPYLCRPIEHGADLVWDSTTKWLHGAGTTIGGVLVDGGSFDWAEHADKFPEIGAANPAYHGVNFAERFGDAAFTYAAIARGLRDLGNAQSPFDAWNTLQKLESLPMRMDRHCENAMAVAEHLEDHDAVSWINYPGLESHETHAEASEYLEGGYGGMITFGLAEGYDAARDTVDNVELASLLANVGDAKTLVIHPASTTHQQLTEEEQHAAGVTPDMVRLSVGIEDVDDIIADLDQAIAAATN comes from the coding sequence ATGGCAGACGAAAACGAGACGCCGCTCGGGTTCGGGACGCGAAGCCTCCACGCGGGACAGGAGCCCGACCCCGCCACGGGATCGCGGGCACAGCCGATCTACCAGACCACCTCCTACGTCTTCGACGACGCCGAGGACGCGGCGGGGCAGTTCGCCTTGGAGAAGGAGGGGTACATCTACTCTCGGCTTATGAACCCCACGGTCGCGACGCTGCAGGAGCGGCTGGCGTCGCTCGAGGGCGGCATCGGCGCCGCCGCGACCGCCTCGGGGATGGCCGCACTCGACCTCGCGACGTTCCTGCTCGCGTCGGCCGGCGACAACGTCGTGACCGCGGCGTCGCTGTACGGCGGCACTTACACGTACTTCACTCACACCGTCGAGCGCCGGGGGATCACGACCCGGTTCGTCGACACGCTCGATTACGACGCCTACGAGGAGGCGATCGACGAGGACACCGCCTACGTCCACCTGGAGACGATCGGCAACCCCGCCTTGGTCACGCCGGACATCGAGCGGGTCGCCGAGATCGCCCACGACCACGACGTCCCGCTGTTCGTCGACAACACCTTCGCGACGCCCTATCTGTGCCGGCCGATCGAGCACGGCGCCGACCTGGTGTGGGACTCGACCACGAAGTGGCTCCACGGCGCGGGCACCACCATCGGCGGGGTTCTGGTCGACGGCGGGTCGTTCGACTGGGCCGAACACGCCGACAAGTTCCCCGAGATCGGCGCCGCGAACCCGGCGTACCACGGCGTCAACTTCGCCGAGCGGTTCGGCGACGCCGCGTTCACCTACGCCGCGATCGCGAGGGGGCTGCGGGATCTCGGCAACGCCCAGTCGCCGTTCGACGCGTGGAACACCCTCCAGAAGCTGGAGTCGCTCCCGATGCGGATGGATCGCCACTGCGAGAACGCGATGGCGGTCGCCGAACACTTAGAGGACCACGACGCGGTCTCGTGGATCAACTACCCCGGCTTGGAGAGCCACGAGACCCACGCGGAGGCATCGGAGTACCTGGAGGGCGGCTACGGCGGGATGATCACGTTCGGGCTGGCCGAAGGGTACGACGCCGCCCGCGACACGGTCGACAACGTCGAACTCGCCTCGCTGCTCGCGAACGTCGGCGACGCCAAGACCCTGGTGATCCACCCGGCGTCGACGACCCACCAACAGCTCACCGAGGAGGAACAGCACGCGGCGGGCGTGACGCCCGATATGGTCCGGCTGTCGGTCGGGATCGAGGACGTCGACGACATCATCGCCGATCTGGATCAGGCGATCGCAGCGGCGACGAACTGA
- a CDS encoding energy-coupling factor transporter transmembrane component T family protein encodes MHRTLERIQVDATPAVCGPLRVYFVGAALLLTATATRVGAFAVATVAFGTLTLHAVGRAYFGLVRYPLAFLLPSVAVVAVITPGTPVAAVWRLSVTEQGLATAATVGLRAVASLTVLSFLVSTTTVPQFVAALDDLRLPDPVTELLLLVYRGIQVLVAESARLHAAARLRGGFRSRRHLLRTTKLVSASLLVSAVERATAFGTAMESRNYDGRMPVATTENRGHAVVGAVLLALVAARWVV; translated from the coding sequence ATGCACCGGACGCTCGAACGGATCCAGGTCGACGCCACGCCCGCCGTGTGCGGCCCGCTCAGGGTGTACTTCGTCGGCGCGGCGCTGTTACTGACCGCGACAGCGACGCGGGTGGGTGCCTTCGCGGTTGCGACGGTCGCGTTCGGGACGCTGACGCTCCACGCGGTCGGGCGGGCGTACTTCGGGCTGGTCCGGTATCCGCTCGCCTTCCTGCTGCCGAGCGTCGCGGTGGTCGCGGTGATCACCCCCGGGACCCCGGTGGCGGCGGTCTGGCGGCTCTCGGTCACGGAACAGGGACTCGCAACCGCCGCGACGGTTGGACTACGGGCGGTCGCGTCGCTGACGGTGCTGTCCTTCCTGGTGTCGACGACGACCGTCCCCCAGTTCGTCGCCGCCCTCGACGACCTCCGACTCCCCGACCCGGTGACGGAACTCCTCCTCTTGGTGTACCGCGGGATCCAGGTGCTGGTGGCCGAATCCGCCCGGCTCCACGCCGCCGCCCGGCTCCGCGGGGGGTTCCGCTCCCGGCGGCACCTCCTCCGGACGACGAAGCTGGTGTCGGCGTCGCTGCTCGTGAGCGCCGTCGAGCGGGCGACCGCGTTCGGGACCGCGATGGAATCCAGGAACTACGACGGCCGGATGCCGGTCGCGACGACCGAGAACCGCGGCCACGCCGTCGTCGGCGCGGTGTTGCTCGCGCTGGTCGCCGCGAGGTGGGTCGTATGA